A genomic window from Chitinophaga pollutisoli includes:
- a CDS encoding SusC/RagA family TonB-linked outer membrane protein: MNAPPVVSFTSQYGVQEPTRLPNVLNAYDYATLYNEALRNDGRAPLYSDTELEAYRTHSDPFRYPDVNWYDQAVKRSTPFARFNLNMHGGTQKASYFASLSYLDQAGIFKTDGSNTYNTNANFRRFNLTAGLDIQLDRDTEVGLNVLGNLGNTQEPGALTSMLFSNMAGTPPNAYPIFNPDGSLGGNSDYRNNIFAQLNRSGYRTGSTRNIAVDGRVKRYLPFITKGLYAAANVSFFSSYYENVNFSKNFPVFKMDIGSAGDTTYQKFGDISAQQKNPDVTLVNRQFFTQFMLGYDKTVGHHNISGLVLAHRDQVTNGMELPSEMWQFGARGDYNWKEQIYVQLNAMWASYNYLPAVTRRVFLPSASIAWDVMKSRWAENGSVLSQLKPRVSYGLTANANAGYFAYNQSYVTTGGYTFGNSPVGSGGVTEGSLANPRRDWEIGRKLNVGIDGSFFNDHLQVGGDYFVHRFVDLIQLPGTSSGMLGNTWPPMNLGRNEYRGFEVYAGYRNKVGALHYNIIANLYSEQSKVLFQDEIARPHAWLERTGKPVNAMFGYEATGFMTEKDITDKTPSVTGYTPVPGDLKFKDQNNDGLIDADDQVQIDRLKPVYYYGVTLGLAWKGFDLNAVLYGTQNRTLNMGRGTYWEFQGLGSPVFGHHFTRWTPATAATADYPRLSAGANPNNHTASSFWIKNGDYIRLKNLQFGYTFTQSWLQSVKLKEVRLFVTGYNLLTSTKLKDFDPESYGMGYPNMRVFNAGLNIKF; the protein is encoded by the coding sequence GTGAACGCTCCCCCGGTGGTTTCATTCACCTCCCAGTACGGCGTGCAGGAGCCCACGCGCCTGCCGAACGTCCTCAACGCCTACGATTATGCTACGCTTTATAATGAAGCCCTGCGCAACGATGGCAGGGCGCCGCTTTACTCGGATACCGAGCTGGAGGCTTACCGCACCCACAGCGATCCGTTCCGCTACCCGGACGTGAACTGGTACGACCAGGCGGTAAAGCGCTCGACCCCGTTCGCCCGCTTCAACCTCAACATGCACGGCGGCACGCAGAAAGCATCATATTTTGCTTCGCTGAGTTACCTCGACCAGGCAGGGATTTTCAAAACCGACGGGTCCAACACCTACAACACCAACGCGAATTTCAGGCGCTTCAACCTCACCGCCGGCCTCGACATCCAACTCGACCGCGACACGGAAGTAGGGCTGAACGTGCTCGGCAACCTCGGCAACACCCAGGAGCCCGGCGCATTAACGAGCATGCTGTTTTCCAACATGGCCGGCACACCACCCAACGCCTACCCGATCTTCAACCCCGACGGTTCGCTCGGCGGCAACAGCGATTACCGGAATAACATCTTCGCGCAACTGAACCGCTCGGGTTACCGCACCGGCAGCACCCGCAACATCGCGGTCGACGGCCGCGTGAAAAGGTATCTGCCCTTCATAACCAAAGGGTTGTATGCCGCGGCGAACGTATCCTTCTTTTCTTCCTATTACGAGAACGTGAACTTCAGCAAAAATTTTCCCGTTTTTAAAATGGATATCGGCAGCGCGGGAGATACCACTTACCAGAAGTTCGGCGACATCTCCGCGCAACAGAAGAACCCGGACGTGACCCTCGTGAACCGCCAGTTCTTCACGCAGTTCATGTTGGGGTACGACAAGACCGTGGGGCATCACAACATCTCCGGCCTGGTGCTCGCTCACCGCGACCAGGTGACCAACGGCATGGAGCTGCCTTCAGAGATGTGGCAATTTGGCGCGCGCGGCGATTATAACTGGAAAGAACAGATCTACGTGCAACTGAATGCCATGTGGGCCAGTTACAATTACCTCCCTGCCGTTACGCGCCGCGTTTTCCTGCCTTCGGCTTCAATTGCCTGGGATGTGATGAAATCGCGATGGGCAGAAAACGGATCGGTGCTCTCACAACTGAAGCCGCGCGTTTCTTATGGCCTGACGGCGAATGCAAACGCGGGATATTTTGCCTACAACCAGTCGTATGTGACGACCGGCGGCTACACGTTCGGTAATTCGCCCGTGGGTTCCGGCGGCGTAACGGAAGGTTCGCTGGCGAATCCCCGCCGCGATTGGGAGATTGGCAGGAAGTTGAATGTGGGGATAGATGGAAGCTTTTTTAATGATCATTTGCAGGTGGGCGGCGATTATTTCGTGCACCGCTTCGTGGACCTGATCCAGTTGCCGGGTACAAGCTCGGGCATGCTGGGCAATACCTGGCCGCCGATGAACCTCGGCCGCAACGAGTACCGCGGATTCGAAGTGTACGCCGGATACCGCAACAAAGTGGGTGCGCTCCATTATAATATTATCGCTAACCTCTACTCCGAACAATCGAAAGTCCTGTTCCAGGACGAGATCGCCCGGCCGCATGCCTGGCTCGAGCGCACCGGCAAGCCCGTGAACGCGATGTTCGGGTACGAGGCGACCGGTTTCATGACGGAAAAAGACATCACGGATAAGACACCTTCCGTAACTGGTTATACACCCGTTCCCGGTGATCTCAAATTCAAGGATCAAAATAACGACGGGCTGATCGATGCCGACGACCAGGTGCAGATCGACCGGTTGAAGCCGGTATATTATTATGGCGTTACACTTGGGCTTGCGTGGAAAGGTTTCGACCTGAACGCCGTGTTGTACGGCACGCAAAACCGCACGCTCAACATGGGGCGCGGCACTTACTGGGAATTCCAGGGACTTGGCTCGCCTGTCTTCGGTCACCACTTCACCCGCTGGACGCCCGCAACCGCCGCAACAGCCGATTATCCCCGTCTTTCCGCCGGCGCCAATCCCAACAATCACACCGCATCTTCTTTCTGGATCAAAAACGGCGATTACATCCGCCTGAAGAACCTCCAGTTCGGATACACCTTCACGCAATCCTGGTTGCAATCCGTGAAGCTGAAGGAAGTACGCCTCTTCGTGACCGGTTACAACCTGCTCACGTCCACGAAGCTGAAAGATTTCGATCCGGAATCGTACGGGATGGGCTATCCCAACATGCGGGTGTTCAATGCCGGTCTCAACATCAAATTCTAA
- a CDS encoding TonB-dependent receptor plug domain-containing protein codes for MKSITLCCLAGMGLCSAAYAYDGGRTDTIFPPAGVIHRDTADVLLRQTATLSGYSVPGSVLSQAPVADVTNSLSGRFPGLYLLQSTGQPGFDAGIFSLRGQSPTILVNGVPRNYTDIDMNDIESVTVLKDAAATALYGARAQGDYCSSRQNAG; via the coding sequence ATGAAAAGCATTACGTTATGCTGCCTGGCAGGTATGGGCCTGTGCTCTGCCGCCTATGCCTATGATGGCGGGAGAACGGACACGATCTTTCCGCCGGCCGGCGTCATCCATCGCGACACGGCCGACGTTTTGCTCCGGCAGACGGCCACGCTTTCGGGGTATTCCGTTCCTGGTTCCGTGTTGAGCCAGGCGCCGGTGGCAGACGTCACCAATAGTCTTTCCGGCCGTTTTCCCGGACTGTATCTCCTCCAGAGCACCGGCCAGCCGGGCTTCGACGCGGGGATTTTCAGCCTGCGGGGCCAATCGCCCACTATCCTCGTCAACGGCGTGCCGCGGAACTACACCGACATCGACATGAACGACATCGAGTCGGTAACGGTGTTGAAAGACGCGGCGGCCACGGCGCTCTACGGCGCCCGCGCGCAGGGGGATTACTGCTCATCAAGACAAAACGCGGGGTGA
- the purU gene encoding formyltetrahydrofolate deformylase yields MIILIQSVDRVGLVADVSAILAKSGLNIVSLREFVDKSDNRFFMRIAADNETEPIALETAIREVLPPDALVSINPRPDKKIVVLVTREYHCLADILVRNQFNTLGATVQCVIGNHPHLENICKRFNIPFHLVSHEEGDKFYFEGRIRELIEENGPDYIVLAKFMRILSPDFVAAYPERIINIHHSFLPAFAGGHPYRQAFERGVKLIGATSHFVTNELDEGPIIAQQVIPVNHTYTATDMMKAGKEIETSVLARALQLVFSDRVFVYRNKTVVFE; encoded by the coding sequence ATGATCATTCTCATTCAATCGGTGGACCGGGTTGGCCTGGTGGCGGATGTGTCTGCAATCCTCGCAAAGTCGGGGCTGAATATTGTTTCGCTCCGCGAATTCGTGGACAAATCCGACAATCGTTTTTTCATGCGGATAGCGGCGGACAACGAAACGGAACCCATTGCCCTGGAGACCGCCATCCGGGAAGTACTCCCACCCGATGCGCTGGTGAGCATCAACCCGCGGCCCGACAAAAAGATCGTGGTGCTGGTAACGCGCGAGTACCATTGCCTGGCGGATATCCTCGTCCGCAACCAGTTCAACACCCTGGGCGCCACGGTGCAATGCGTGATCGGCAACCACCCTCACCTGGAGAATATCTGCAAACGCTTCAACATTCCTTTCCACCTCGTTTCCCATGAGGAAGGCGATAAATTTTATTTCGAGGGGCGGATCCGGGAGCTGATTGAGGAAAACGGGCCGGATTACATTGTGCTGGCCAAGTTCATGCGCATCCTCAGCCCGGATTTCGTGGCGGCATACCCGGAGCGGATCATCAATATCCACCATTCCTTCCTGCCGGCGTTCGCGGGCGGGCACCCGTACCGCCAGGCGTTCGAGCGGGGCGTGAAGCTGATCGGGGCGACCTCCCATTTCGTGACCAACGAACTCGACGAGGGGCCGATCATCGCCCAACAGGTAATCCCCGTCAACCACACTTATACCGCAACCGACATGATGAAGGCCGGGAAGGAAATCGAAACCTCCGTGCTGGCGCGCGCCCTGCAGCTGGTGTTCAGTGACCGGGTGTTCGTGTACCGGAATAAGACCGTAGTGTTCGAATAA
- the pheS gene encoding phenylalanine--tRNA ligase subunit alpha — translation MEPIVQQIEAYKQEIAAFRPENAEQLEQYRIKFLGTKGIVKALFGEMKNVPNDQKKEFGQVLNAFKLAAEEKYAEFEHLKDAGGNVADQLDLTLPGEPHRLGTRHPISIVRNKAIRIFERLGFTIAEGPEIENDWHNFTALNLDENHPARDMQDTFYVHNNPDWLLRTHTSSVQVRVMEEGKLPIRIICPGRVYRNETISARAHCFFHQIEGLYVAENVSFADLKQTLYYFVQEFFGENFKIRFRPSYFPFTEPSAEMDISCLICGGEGCNVCKHSGWVEILGCGMVHPQVLENCGIDASKYTGFAFGMGIERLTMLKYQIKDLRLFSENDQRFLKQFQGAR, via the coding sequence ATGGAGCCAATCGTGCAGCAAATAGAAGCTTATAAACAGGAAATTGCGGCTTTCCGCCCCGAAAACGCGGAACAGCTGGAGCAATACCGCATCAAATTCCTCGGCACCAAAGGGATCGTAAAGGCCCTTTTCGGGGAAATGAAAAATGTTCCGAACGATCAGAAAAAGGAATTCGGGCAGGTCTTGAATGCTTTCAAGTTGGCGGCTGAAGAAAAATACGCCGAATTCGAACACCTGAAAGACGCGGGCGGCAATGTGGCCGACCAGCTCGACCTCACGCTCCCCGGCGAGCCCCATCGCCTGGGTACCCGCCATCCCATCAGCATCGTCCGCAACAAAGCCATCCGTATCTTCGAACGGCTGGGCTTTACAATTGCGGAAGGTCCGGAAATCGAAAACGACTGGCACAACTTCACCGCCCTCAACCTCGACGAAAATCACCCTGCCCGCGATATGCAGGACACCTTCTATGTGCACAACAACCCCGACTGGCTGCTGCGCACCCACACCTCTTCCGTGCAGGTCCGGGTGATGGAAGAAGGCAAGCTCCCCATCCGCATCATCTGCCCGGGCCGCGTATACCGTAACGAAACCATCAGCGCCCGCGCCCACTGCTTCTTCCATCAGATCGAAGGACTGTACGTGGCGGAAAACGTTTCGTTCGCCGACCTGAAACAAACGCTATACTACTTCGTGCAGGAGTTCTTCGGCGAAAACTTCAAAATCCGCTTCCGCCCTTCCTACTTCCCGTTCACAGAGCCCAGCGCGGAAATGGACATCTCCTGCCTCATCTGCGGCGGTGAAGGCTGCAACGTGTGCAAACACAGCGGCTGGGTGGAAATCCTTGGTTGCGGTATGGTACACCCACAGGTACTCGAAAACTGCGGCATCGATGCTTCGAAATACACCGGCTTCGCATTCGGCATGGGCATCGAAAGGCTCACGATGCTGAAGTACCAGATCAAAGATCTTCGCCTTTTCTCCGAAAACGATCAGCGCTTCCTGAAACAGTTCCAGGGCGCACGATAA
- a CDS encoding 3-hydroxyacyl-CoA dehydrogenase NAD-binding domain-containing protein, with protein MLTSVSDIRQIAVCGAGTMGAGIAQVSAAAGFPTLLFDVRPEAVAAGIVMIRKNLDKAVEKGKISPEDREATLQRLQPCHQVSDCKAGLVIEAIVEKIPVKTALFSELAQYNPATTIFATNTSSLSVTAIAAGIPHPERVGGMHFFNPAHLMTLVEVVSGAQTAESVTQLLYAVVQHMGKTPVHVKDAPGFIVNRVARHYYLEAMEIAASGVADPAVIDRLLESAGFRMGAFALMDLIGNDVNYAVTRSLYEAFDQAPRFRPGAMQAALVEKGDLGRKTGKGFYKY; from the coding sequence ATGTTAACATCCGTTTCCGACATCCGACAGATCGCCGTTTGCGGCGCCGGCACCATGGGCGCCGGTATCGCCCAGGTTTCCGCCGCCGCGGGATTTCCTACCCTGCTGTTCGACGTAAGGCCCGAAGCCGTGGCAGCCGGCATCGTTATGATCCGTAAAAACCTCGACAAGGCGGTAGAGAAAGGCAAGATAAGCCCGGAAGACCGCGAAGCCACCCTGCAACGGCTGCAACCCTGCCACCAGGTGTCCGATTGCAAAGCCGGCCTCGTGATCGAGGCCATCGTGGAAAAAATCCCCGTGAAAACGGCACTCTTCAGCGAGCTGGCGCAATACAATCCCGCGACTACCATCTTTGCTACCAATACTTCTTCGTTGTCCGTTACCGCCATCGCGGCCGGAATTCCACATCCTGAAAGGGTGGGCGGCATGCATTTCTTCAACCCCGCGCATCTCATGACGCTGGTGGAAGTGGTGAGCGGCGCGCAAACCGCGGAAAGCGTTACGCAACTGCTGTACGCCGTGGTGCAGCACATGGGCAAAACGCCCGTGCATGTGAAAGACGCGCCCGGTTTCATCGTGAACCGCGTGGCCCGGCATTATTATCTCGAAGCCATGGAGATCGCGGCTTCCGGCGTGGCGGACCCCGCCGTGATCGACCGCCTGCTGGAATCCGCAGGCTTTCGCATGGGGGCCTTCGCGCTGATGGACCTCATCGGCAACGACGTGAACTACGCCGTTACGCGCTCACTCTACGAAGCCTTCGATCAGGCCCCCCGTTTCCGGCCCGGCGCCATGCAGGCAGCGCTGGTGGAAAAAGGAGATCTGGGCCGCAAAACCGGCAAAGGTTTTTACAAGTATTGA
- a CDS encoding NAD-dependent epimerase/dehydratase family protein, which yields MILVTGGTGFLGSYLLRALVKAGKPVRALYRSRIPAQVQDVADKIEWVQGDVLDVVSLEEAFTGVSEVYHCAAVVSFQPDTRDAMMKINIEGTANVVNMAIDAGIRKLVHVSSVAALGRAKQNDHLSEKSTWEESNNNSQYAVSKHLSEMEIWRGVAEGLNAVIVNPSIILGSGFWHDGSGMLLKNAWKEFPYYTEGVNGFVDVEDVVEAMIRLMESPVSAERFILNGDNWPYRQLFNEMARHLGKKPPHIAAKPWMAAIVWRIEKIRGMITGKRPLLTRETARTAQLKVYYNNGKILEALPGFRFRPLADTIGEISRNFLSEQQQSAS from the coding sequence ATGATCCTTGTCACAGGCGGAACGGGTTTTTTGGGTAGTTATCTGCTGCGGGCGCTGGTGAAGGCCGGCAAGCCGGTGCGCGCCCTCTATCGCAGCCGCATACCCGCCCAGGTGCAGGACGTGGCCGACAAGATCGAATGGGTGCAGGGCGACGTGCTTGACGTCGTTTCCCTCGAAGAAGCGTTCACCGGTGTGAGCGAAGTGTACCACTGCGCAGCCGTTGTTTCGTTCCAGCCCGACACGCGCGACGCCATGATGAAGATCAACATCGAAGGCACCGCCAACGTCGTGAACATGGCGATCGACGCGGGCATTCGCAAGCTGGTGCACGTGAGCTCCGTTGCCGCGCTGGGCCGCGCGAAACAAAACGATCATCTTTCCGAGAAATCAACCTGGGAAGAAAGTAATAACAACAGCCAATATGCCGTCAGCAAACATTTAAGCGAGATGGAAATCTGGCGCGGCGTCGCCGAAGGGCTCAACGCCGTGATCGTGAATCCCTCCATTATCCTCGGCAGCGGATTCTGGCACGATGGGTCGGGGATGCTGCTGAAGAATGCCTGGAAAGAGTTTCCGTATTACACTGAAGGCGTCAACGGGTTCGTGGATGTGGAAGATGTGGTGGAAGCGATGATCCGGCTGATGGAAAGCCCCGTTTCGGCAGAGCGCTTTATCCTCAACGGCGACAACTGGCCCTATCGCCAGCTGTTCAACGAAATGGCCCGCCACCTCGGCAAGAAGCCCCCGCACATCGCCGCCAAACCCTGGATGGCGGCTATCGTATGGCGGATAGAAAAAATCCGCGGCATGATAACGGGCAAGCGCCCATTGCTCACCCGCGAAACGGCCCGCACCGCACAGCTGAAAGTCTACTACAACAACGGCAAGATCCTGGAAGCGCTCCCCGGTTTCCGGTTCCGCCCGCTCGCCGATACCATCGGCGAAATATCGCGCAACTTCCTCAGCGAACAACAGCAAAGCGCTTCCTGA
- a CDS encoding UDP-3-O-(3-hydroxymyristoyl)glucosamine N-acyltransferase: MKFDTPIPVKEIAALTGATLKGNESLMATGINEIHKVTPGDISFVDFEKYYNACLNSAATIIIINKDVEVPPGKAILVTDDPFSAYVGLVKRFRPYESQNKAVSDSAVIGEGTVISHGAVVGHHVTIGRNCIIHPNVVIYDHTEIGDNVIIHSGSVIGADAFYFKKRANREVMWDKLESCGRVIIESDVEIGALCTIDKGVSGDTIIGRGTKFDNMIHIGHGTVIGRNCLFAAQVGVGGKAIIEDNVILWGQVGVNKDLTIGKGAVVFAGSGVKDSIEGGKNYFGSPVEEARTKMKELAWIKRIPEMWNKIKG; the protein is encoded by the coding sequence ATGAAGTTTGACACACCGATACCGGTTAAGGAAATAGCAGCGCTCACCGGCGCAACGCTGAAAGGCAACGAATCGCTGATGGCGACGGGCATCAACGAGATTCACAAGGTGACGCCCGGCGACATCTCGTTCGTTGATTTCGAGAAGTATTACAACGCCTGCCTGAACTCGGCGGCTACCATCATCATCATCAACAAGGATGTGGAAGTGCCCCCCGGCAAAGCAATCCTCGTTACCGATGATCCGTTCTCCGCTTACGTGGGTTTGGTGAAACGCTTCCGCCCCTATGAATCGCAGAACAAGGCGGTGAGCGACAGCGCGGTGATCGGCGAAGGCACCGTTATTTCCCACGGCGCCGTTGTAGGTCATCACGTTACCATCGGCCGCAACTGCATCATCCATCCCAACGTCGTGATCTACGATCATACCGAGATCGGCGACAACGTTATCATCCACTCCGGCTCCGTGATCGGCGCGGATGCCTTTTACTTCAAAAAACGGGCAAACCGCGAAGTGATGTGGGACAAGCTCGAAAGCTGCGGCCGCGTCATCATCGAAAGCGACGTGGAAATCGGCGCGCTCTGCACCATCGACAAAGGCGTGAGCGGCGATACCATCATCGGGCGCGGCACCAAATTCGATAACATGATCCACATCGGCCACGGCACCGTGATCGGCCGCAACTGCCTCTTCGCCGCACAGGTGGGCGTAGGCGGGAAAGCCATTATCGAAGACAACGTTATCCTCTGGGGACAGGTAGGCGTGAACAAAGACCTCACCATCGGCAAAGGCGCCGTTGTTTTTGCTGGCAGCGGCGTGAAGGATTCCATCGAAGGCGGAAAGAATTACTTCGGCTCACCCGTGGAAGAAGCGCGCACCAAAATGAAAGAACTCGCCTGGATCAAAAGGATCCCCGAGATGTGGAACAAAATCAAAGGTTAA
- a CDS encoding Crp/Fnr family transcriptional regulator — protein sequence MLSDPSPCPYCGKYLGEIFSAATPEHVEEIANAKTCKVFRKGQDIFQEGAHPYGIWFVNSGKVKLSHSGDEGREQIIRLVKPGDLIGYKALISNEPYTATATVLEDSAVCFIPREVFLGLLQKDPTLALRMMQILSSELRRAEQKITHLAQKPVRERLAETLLTLKETYGLEADEETINVMLSREEIANLVGTATESAIRLLSEFRKEKVIDLFGKKIRILRLQQLIKMANLQD from the coding sequence ATGTTAAGCGATCCATCTCCCTGCCCGTACTGCGGCAAATACCTGGGCGAAATTTTTTCCGCCGCCACGCCTGAACATGTGGAAGAGATCGCCAACGCCAAAACCTGCAAGGTCTTCCGTAAAGGGCAAGACATTTTCCAGGAAGGCGCACATCCTTACGGCATCTGGTTCGTTAATTCCGGGAAAGTGAAGTTGTCGCACAGCGGCGACGAAGGGCGCGAGCAGATCATCCGCCTCGTGAAGCCCGGCGACCTGATCGGATATAAGGCGCTCATTAGCAACGAGCCATACACCGCAACCGCAACCGTGCTGGAAGACAGTGCGGTTTGTTTCATCCCCCGCGAAGTATTCCTCGGCCTGTTGCAAAAAGATCCCACCCTTGCATTGCGCATGATGCAGATCCTGTCGAGTGAGCTGAGAAGGGCGGAACAGAAGATCACGCACCTGGCGCAGAAGCCTGTCCGCGAGCGCCTCGCCGAAACGTTGCTTACCCTCAAGGAAACTTATGGTCTGGAAGCAGATGAGGAAACGATCAACGTGATGCTTTCCCGGGAGGAGATCGCCAACCTGGTGGGAACGGCGACGGAGTCGGCCATCCGGTTGTTGTCGGAATTCAGGAAAGAGAAAGTGATTGATCTCTTCGGCAAAAAAATCCGCATTCTCCGCCTGCAGCAACTTATCAAAATGGCGAATCTGCAGGATTAA
- a CDS encoding pseudouridine synthase: MNLRYFTIYKPYQVLTRFGKEGDKAVLSDFFDVPKDVYPVGRLDYDSEGLLILTNDKSVNQRLLQPSQAHEREYWVQVDGAVTPEAIRRLEAGVTITVDGKPFRTKPAKASLFDAPPEVPDRHPPIRFRQHIPAPWIRLVLTEGKNRQVRKMTAAVGFPTLRLIRYRIGRLDIRGMQPGDMTVLDKKAFDAALFR; encoded by the coding sequence GTGAACCTTCGCTATTTTACCATTTACAAGCCATACCAGGTGTTAACCCGGTTCGGGAAAGAAGGGGATAAAGCCGTTTTATCCGACTTCTTCGATGTGCCGAAGGATGTGTACCCGGTAGGAAGGCTGGATTACGACAGCGAAGGGCTTTTGATCCTCACCAACGACAAATCCGTCAACCAGCGCCTGCTGCAACCCTCGCAGGCGCACGAACGGGAATATTGGGTGCAGGTCGACGGCGCGGTGACGCCCGAAGCGATCCGCCGGCTCGAAGCAGGTGTTACGATCACGGTCGACGGGAAGCCATTCCGCACTAAACCCGCGAAGGCTTCTTTGTTTGACGCGCCGCCGGAAGTACCCGACCGCCATCCGCCTATCCGTTTCCGCCAGCATATTCCCGCGCCGTGGATACGGCTGGTGCTCACCGAAGGCAAGAACCGGCAGGTGAGGAAGATGACGGCCGCTGTGGGCTTCCCCACGTTGAGGCTCATCCGTTACCGCATCGGCCGCCTCGATATCCGGGGCATGCAGCCGGGCGATATGACCGTTCTCGACAAGAAAGCGTTTGATGCCGCACTCTTCCGCTAA
- a CDS encoding YicC/YloC family endoribonuclease, translating to MLKSMTGFGRAEVTRGETTIVAEIKSLNGKQFEVNLKMSPLLKPYEFDIRNILQSELQRGTLDATINIKQNGASRPVVINTELARYYYEAISGMARDLAIPQEDMLNVLMKLPEVVSPASEQITENEWNEVAAIVRKAVAEMDAHRVDEGLMLEKDLLLRIDNILLYTERVRELDPLRKEKVRTRLETLLAEYVGKENVDGNRMEQELIFYLEKLDISEELVRLQNHCRYFKEILNEAEPAKGKKLGFVLQEIGREINTTGSKANDAGIQQWVVMMKDELEKAKEQVLNVL from the coding sequence ATGCTGAAATCCATGACCGGCTTCGGCCGTGCGGAGGTAACCCGGGGAGAAACGACCATTGTGGCCGAAATCAAATCGCTCAATGGGAAACAATTTGAAGTGAATCTCAAAATGTCCCCCTTACTGAAACCCTACGAATTCGATATCCGCAACATCCTTCAATCGGAGTTGCAACGCGGCACCCTCGACGCCACGATCAACATCAAACAAAACGGCGCCAGCCGCCCTGTAGTTATCAACACCGAGCTCGCCCGTTACTATTACGAAGCCATCTCCGGCATGGCGCGCGACCTCGCCATCCCGCAGGAAGATATGCTCAACGTGCTCATGAAGCTCCCTGAAGTCGTATCCCCTGCATCCGAACAGATCACCGAAAACGAATGGAATGAAGTAGCCGCCATCGTCCGCAAAGCCGTCGCGGAAATGGACGCACACCGCGTCGACGAAGGGCTGATGCTGGAGAAAGACCTCCTGCTTCGTATCGATAACATCCTGCTTTACACCGAAAGAGTCCGCGAGCTGGACCCGCTCCGCAAAGAGAAAGTACGCACCCGGCTCGAAACCCTCCTGGCCGAATACGTTGGCAAAGAGAACGTCGACGGCAACCGCATGGAACAGGAACTCATTTTCTATTTGGAGAAGCTCGACATCTCCGAGGAACTGGTGCGCCTGCAGAACCACTGCCGCTACTTCAAGGAGATCCTCAACGAAGCCGAGCCCGCCAAGGGCAAGAAACTGGGTTTCGTGCTCCAGGAGATCGGCCGCGAAATCAACACTACCGGCTCCAAAGCCAACGACGCCGGCATCCAGCAATGGGTAGTGATGATGAAAGACGAGCTGGAAAAAGCCAAAGAGCAGGTGCTCAACGTACTCTAA
- a CDS encoding gliding motility lipoprotein GldH has protein sequence MIRTTISRSACFAISLLAFACSPPKLDTFEKNRSIPQSNWDASFKPEYEVTLAAEDTAFYYNLYVNVRHTDAYPYNNLWLIVSTQMPGDSLPQTRRVELPLADSYGKWLGSGLDDIFEHRIPIQQHAILPRAGTYRFTFEQNMRQNPLPDMLSVGLRMEKAAPRK, from the coding sequence ATGATCCGCACGACGATATCTCGCTCCGCCTGCTTCGCCATCAGCCTGCTCGCATTCGCCTGCTCGCCGCCGAAGCTGGATACCTTCGAGAAAAACAGGAGCATCCCGCAATCCAACTGGGACGCTTCCTTCAAACCTGAATATGAAGTCACGCTCGCCGCGGAAGACACGGCGTTCTATTACAACCTGTACGTTAACGTCCGCCATACGGACGCCTATCCGTACAACAATCTCTGGCTGATCGTCAGCACGCAAATGCCCGGCGACAGCCTGCCGCAAACCCGGAGGGTGGAACTGCCCCTGGCCGACAGCTACGGTAAATGGCTGGGCAGCGGCCTCGACGATATCTTCGAGCACCGTATTCCCATCCAGCAGCACGCGATCCTTCCCAGGGCCGGCACCTATCGTTTCACATTCGAGCAGAACATGCGCCAGAACCCATTGCCCGATATGCTCAGCGTGGGCCTGCGCATGGAAAAAGCCGCTCCGCGGAAATAG